A region of bacterium DNA encodes the following proteins:
- a CDS encoding helix-turn-helix transcriptional regulator, whose product MTFYAATDQAVLEELGQRLRQRRLDSNLSQAEVAERAGLDRTTIGQLERDGRASLLTMVQVLRALGALDELDAFLPPLGPSPLELARRQGRQRQRASRPRRTGDDGTAAPDGET is encoded by the coding sequence ATGACGTTCTACGCAGCAACCGACCAGGCCGTACTCGAGGAGCTGGGACAGCGCCTGCGCCAGCGCCGGCTCGACAGCAACCTCAGCCAGGCCGAGGTGGCGGAGCGCGCCGGGCTCGACCGCACCACCATCGGGCAACTCGAGCGCGACGGCCGCGCCTCGCTGCTCACCATGGTGCAGGTGCTGCGCGCCCTCGGGGCGCTCGACGAACTCGACGCCTTCCTGCCGCCGCTCGGTCCCAGTCCGCTCGAGCTGGCCCGGCGCCAGGGGCGGCAGCGGCAGCGGGCCTCGCGCCCGCGGCGCACCGGCGACGACGGCACGGCCGCGCCCGATGGCGAGACGTGA
- a CDS encoding type II toxin-antitoxin system HipA family toxin: MAARVDTAFVNIWGRTAGAVAWDDQRGVATFEYDPDFLDSDLDLSPLHMPLAAARRGGARFSFPALPRRTFLGLPGLLADALPDRFGHQLIDAWLVTRGRRPADFSPVERLCYVGNRALGALSFTPALRGTLNTDARVDIAELVSLAREVLLRRADLDTSLAGGTKAIADILRVGTSAGGARAKAVIAINDATGEVRSGQLEAPPGFAHWLLKFDGVQDRSLDNPEGYGRLEYAYHLMAVAAGITMTECRLLEEGGRAHFLTRRFDRPADGSRLHLQTLCGLAHLDFNEPAAHSYEQAFAVMRELRLPYPDVAELFRRLVFNAAARNQDDHTKNLAFLMSTNGEWRLAPAYDVIWAWNPDGRWTSRHQMSINGKRDAITRADLLAVAANVGVKKPGAIIDEVRNALAEWPRFAAAAGVAEEQAARVGGTFREFGGG, from the coding sequence ATGGCTGCGCGCGTCGACACCGCGTTCGTGAACATCTGGGGGCGCACCGCCGGAGCCGTGGCCTGGGATGACCAGCGCGGGGTCGCGACCTTCGAGTACGATCCCGATTTCCTCGACAGCGACCTCGACCTCTCGCCCCTGCACATGCCGCTCGCCGCGGCGCGCCGCGGAGGCGCCCGCTTCTCGTTCCCCGCACTGCCGCGCCGGACGTTCCTGGGCTTGCCCGGCCTGCTGGCCGACGCCCTGCCCGACCGCTTCGGCCACCAGCTCATCGACGCCTGGCTGGTGACGCGCGGACGACGCCCCGCCGACTTCAGCCCGGTCGAAAGGCTGTGCTATGTCGGCAATCGGGCGTTGGGCGCCCTTTCGTTCACGCCCGCCCTGCGCGGTACACTGAATACAGATGCCCGCGTCGACATCGCCGAGCTGGTGTCGCTGGCGCGCGAGGTGCTGCTGCGGCGCGCCGACCTGGACACATCGCTGGCCGGCGGCACGAAGGCCATCGCCGACATCCTGCGCGTGGGCACGTCGGCCGGCGGCGCACGGGCCAAGGCCGTGATCGCCATCAACGACGCCACCGGCGAGGTGCGCTCGGGCCAACTCGAGGCGCCGCCCGGCTTCGCGCACTGGCTGCTGAAGTTCGACGGCGTGCAGGACCGCTCCCTGGACAACCCCGAAGGGTACGGCCGCCTCGAGTACGCCTACCACCTGATGGCCGTGGCCGCCGGCATCACCATGACCGAATGCCGACTGCTGGAGGAAGGCGGCCGCGCCCACTTCCTGACCCGCCGCTTCGATCGCCCCGCCGACGGCAGCCGGCTGCACCTGCAGACCCTGTGCGGCCTGGCGCATCTCGACTTCAACGAACCGGCCGCCCACTCCTACGAGCAGGCCTTCGCCGTCATGCGCGAACTGCGCCTGCCCTATCCCGATGTCGCCGAACTGTTCCGTCGTCTGGTCTTCAACGCGGCCGCCCGCAACCAGGACGACCACACCAAGAACCTGGCCTTCCTGATGTCGACCAACGGCGAGTGGCGCCTGGCCCCCGCCTACGACGTGATCTGGGCCTGGAACCCCGACGGCCGCTGGACCAGCCGCCACCAGATGTCGATCAACGGCAAGCGCGACGCCATCACCCGCGCCGACCTGCTGGCCGTGGCGGCGAACGTGGGCGTGAAGAAGCCGGGCGCGATCATCGACGAGGTGCGCAACGCCCTGGCCGAGTGGCCGCGGTTCGCCGCGGCGGCGGGCGTGGCGGAGGAGCAGGCGGCGCGGGTAGGGGGCACGTTTCGGGAGTTCGGCGGGGGTTGA
- a CDS encoding PAS domain S-box protein: protein MRKLAKWLGRVLLMRLLLWALVVASAAFIVVTLARLSDDYAAAGSLRGLWQAEWRNGEALRRVFGGGVFQFLFLVVGWSAWFRLRLRELGQLRLRRSEQKYRNIINHAGEAIFLLDAGGRVLEWNKKSEDLFHQPRRNVLGRRLQDVAPQLQLDVGQIFADVVKAHRSLAFEVTLPLEGAVPRLLTMIFSAVLPGGGPLADREATFVVIARDITSEKQFESRLSETEKLVGIGQLAAGIAHQLNTPLGAILLSAQMLEDAARTEDEQDDIRRIIRQTEQCRGIIKGLLNFARPTGTERGRLDLAGIVRGTVYLMEKNLKVAGIEVTVEARTEPWVYGNRNELEQVVCNLLVNAMDAMEPFGQGGRIDIVVADGGAGEVLLTLSDTGPGIPAATRANIFLPFFTTKDYGKGTGLGLSIVARIVHEHGGRIELREHAGPGAVFDLWLPRARAGGGHVALIEDGDGEEGGTDVHSPTDPGDPGR from the coding sequence GTGAGGAAGCTGGCCAAATGGCTGGGTCGTGTACTGTTGATGCGCCTTCTGCTGTGGGCGCTGGTCGTGGCGTCGGCGGCGTTCATCGTCGTCACGCTGGCCAGGCTCAGCGACGACTACGCCGCGGCCGGTTCTCTGCGCGGGCTATGGCAGGCCGAGTGGCGCAACGGCGAGGCGCTGCGCCGGGTCTTCGGCGGGGGCGTTTTCCAGTTCCTGTTCCTGGTCGTGGGCTGGAGCGCCTGGTTCCGCCTGCGCCTTCGCGAGCTGGGCCAGCTGCGCCTGCGCCGCAGCGAGCAGAAGTACCGCAACATCATCAATCACGCCGGCGAAGCCATCTTTCTGCTCGATGCCGGCGGTCGTGTGCTCGAGTGGAACAAGAAGTCGGAAGACCTCTTCCACCAGCCGCGTCGCAATGTGCTGGGCCGGCGGCTGCAGGACGTGGCGCCGCAGCTGCAGCTGGATGTGGGGCAGATCTTCGCCGACGTGGTGAAGGCGCATCGCAGCCTGGCCTTCGAGGTGACGCTGCCGCTCGAGGGCGCGGTGCCGCGCCTGCTGACGATGATCTTCTCGGCGGTGCTGCCGGGCGGTGGGCCGCTGGCCGATCGCGAGGCGACGTTCGTCGTCATCGCGCGCGACATCACCTCGGAGAAGCAGTTCGAGAGCCGCCTCAGCGAGACCGAGAAGCTGGTGGGCATCGGGCAGCTGGCGGCGGGCATTGCGCACCAGCTGAACACGCCGCTGGGCGCGATCCTGCTGTCGGCGCAGATGCTCGAGGATGCGGCGCGCACCGAGGACGAGCAGGACGACATCCGCCGCATCATCCGCCAGACCGAGCAGTGCCGCGGCATCATCAAGGGCCTGCTGAATTTCGCGCGGCCCACGGGTACCGAGCGCGGGCGGCTGGATCTGGCGGGCATCGTGCGCGGCACCGTGTACCTGATGGAGAAGAACCTGAAGGTGGCGGGCATCGAGGTGACCGTCGAGGCGCGCACCGAGCCCTGGGTGTACGGCAATCGCAACGAGCTCGAACAGGTGGTGTGCAACCTGCTGGTCAACGCGATGGATGCGATGGAGCCGTTCGGGCAGGGCGGGCGCATCGATATCGTCGTGGCCGATGGCGGGGCCGGCGAAGTGCTGCTGACCCTGTCCGACACCGGCCCCGGTATTCCGGCGGCCACGCGCGCGAACATCTTCCTGCCCTTCTTCACGACCAAGGACTACGGCAAGGGGACGGGACTGGGATTGTCGATCGTGGCGCGCATCGTGCACGAGCACGGCGGACGCATCGAGTTGCGCGAGCATGCCGGACCCGGCGCCGTGTTCGACCTGTGGCTGCCGCGCGCGCGTGCCGGCGGCGGGCATGTGGCGCTCATCGAGGACGGCGACGGCGAGGAGGGAGGCACCGATGTCCATTCCCCGACGGACCCGGGTGATCCTGGGCGGTGA
- a CDS encoding ADP-ribosylglycohydrolase family protein — protein sequence MRLAPAQGQRRRKRKCHHHHYRPDPVDREAARLSRAEACLLGHLAGDALGSLVEFESAAHIAAHHPDGPRELASSPRWHTLPGQPTDDGEMMLALAHAIADHGDYEPGAAMAAYRRWGRSGPFDCGTTIGNALAGSTSTTSQANGALMRAAPLGLLGARRGADHAAACARRDAELTHPHPVCVQANAIYVRALSCAIDEGVSGPDLYERILAWTAAEVTEPTLRDVIIAAADGPPPEFMDSMGWVLIALRNALWQLVREPSFEDALVDTVRRGGDTDTNAAICGALLGAVYGMQQVPPRWLAVLTHCRADQGGPGDNTCRPREYWPEGAAAVARRIMGGIS from the coding sequence GTGCGACTTGCGCCGGCGCAAGGGCAACGTCGCCGAAAAAGGAAGTGCCACCATCACCACTACCGACCCGACCCCGTCGACCGCGAAGCGGCCCGCCTCTCCCGCGCCGAAGCCTGCCTGCTCGGCCACCTGGCCGGCGATGCGCTCGGCTCGCTGGTGGAATTCGAATCCGCCGCCCACATCGCCGCGCACCATCCCGACGGCCCCCGCGAACTGGCGAGCAGCCCCAGGTGGCACACCCTGCCCGGCCAGCCCACCGACGACGGCGAGATGATGCTCGCCCTCGCGCACGCCATCGCGGACCACGGCGACTACGAGCCCGGCGCCGCCATGGCGGCCTATCGGCGGTGGGGCCGATCGGGTCCGTTCGACTGCGGGACCACCATCGGCAACGCGCTGGCCGGCAGCACCAGTACCACGAGCCAGGCCAACGGCGCGCTCATGCGCGCGGCGCCGCTGGGGTTGCTCGGGGCGCGGCGCGGCGCCGACCACGCCGCGGCGTGTGCCCGTCGCGATGCCGAACTGACGCATCCGCACCCGGTGTGCGTGCAGGCCAATGCGATCTATGTGCGCGCGCTCTCGTGCGCCATCGATGAGGGCGTCAGCGGCCCCGACCTGTACGAACGCATCCTCGCCTGGACCGCCGCCGAAGTGACCGAGCCCACGCTGCGCGACGTCATCATCGCCGCCGCCGACGGCCCGCCGCCCGAGTTCATGGACAGCATGGGCTGGGTGCTCATCGCCCTGCGCAACGCCTTGTGGCAGCTGGTGCGGGAGCCGTCGTTCGAGGACGCGCTTGTCGATACGGTGCGCCGCGGCGGCGATACCGACACGAACGCGGCGATCTGCGGCGCCTTGCTTGGTGCGGTGTACGGCATGCAGCAAGTGCCGCCGCGCTGGCTGGCCGTGCTCACGCACTGCCGGGCCGACCAGGGCGGGCCCGGCGACAACACCTGTCGCCCCCGCGAGTACTGGCCAGAAGGGGCTGCCGCGGTGGCGCGGCGCATCATGGGAGGGATTTCATGA
- a CDS encoding ParA family protein, which produces MTKIVAISNQKGGVGKTTTAVNLAASLAVAERRTLLLDFDPQGNASSGVGLSAGEKTSYEFLVGGAAFGEAVQTTKLPFLDVLTTDRRLAGAEIELVGEENREGFLKRALAPLRGRYEFILIDTPPSLGLLTLNALTASDSVLIPIQCEYYALEGLSQLLSTVQLVQRGLNRDLRLEGVLLTMFDRRLRLSNQVADEATDFFGEMVYETRIPRNVRLSEAPSFGQPICLYDVECIGSQCYLDLAKEVIADNS; this is translated from the coding sequence ATGACCAAGATCGTAGCCATTTCGAACCAGAAGGGTGGCGTCGGCAAGACGACCACGGCGGTGAACCTGGCCGCCAGCCTGGCCGTCGCCGAGCGGCGGACGCTGCTTCTGGACTTCGACCCGCAGGGCAATGCGTCCAGCGGCGTGGGCTTATCCGCAGGTGAAAAAACAAGTTACGAGTTCCTTGTGGGCGGCGCGGCGTTCGGCGAAGCCGTCCAGACGACCAAGCTGCCGTTCCTCGATGTGCTCACCACGGACCGCCGCCTGGCGGGCGCCGAGATCGAACTGGTGGGCGAGGAGAACCGCGAGGGCTTCCTGAAGCGGGCGTTGGCGCCGCTGCGCGGGCGCTACGAGTTCATCCTGATCGACACCCCGCCGTCGCTCGGATTGCTGACGCTCAATGCGCTCACCGCGTCCGATTCGGTGCTGATCCCGATCCAGTGCGAGTACTACGCGCTGGAGGGGCTGAGCCAGCTCCTGAGCACGGTGCAGTTGGTCCAGCGCGGCCTGAACCGCGACCTGCGGCTCGAGGGTGTGCTCCTGACCATGTTCGACCGGCGCCTGCGGCTGTCGAACCAGGTGGCAGACGAAGCCACCGACTTCTTCGGCGAGATGGTCTACGAGACGCGGATCCCCCGCAATGTGCGCCTGAGCGAGGCGCCGTCGTTCGGGCAGCCGATCTGTCTCTATGATGTGGAGTGCATAGGCTCCCAGTGTTACCTGGACCTCGCCAAAGAGGTCATCGCAGACAACTCCTGA
- a CDS encoding ParB/RepB/Spo0J family partition protein: protein MNNPVNKTRVLGKGLSALIQGADLTGVPPRPTEAATAGGAARLPLANIGVNPNQPRKIFHDNELAELADSIRQVGILQPVLVRRLQPGQTAVRAPGEEGSVAPLEYCVVAGERRVRAARLAGLNDVPALVVSFEQSEALKVALLENIQREDLGPVEEATAYRQLMNEYGATQEEVAAMLGKSRSSVANLLRLLSLEEEILDLLQDGHLSTGHGKALLGLAPGPARVQLAKLCRTRGMSVRECERRVQAGGAKPRKAGAKKRGATADDPSLRALTERAEAVYGSPVTIERDPRTGKGSVSVRFFNDGDLIRLLQIMGVDTAL, encoded by the coding sequence ATGAACAACCCCGTTAACAAGACCCGCGTCCTGGGCAAGGGACTGTCGGCCCTGATCCAGGGAGCCGACCTGACCGGTGTGCCGCCGCGGCCGACCGAGGCCGCCACGGCCGGCGGCGCCGCCAGGTTGCCCCTGGCGAACATCGGCGTGAACCCCAACCAGCCGCGTAAGATATTTCACGACAACGAGTTGGCTGAGTTGGCGGACTCGATCCGGCAGGTCGGCATCCTGCAGCCGGTGCTGGTGCGTCGCCTGCAGCCCGGCCAGACGGCCGTGCGGGCGCCGGGCGAAGAGGGCAGCGTGGCCCCGCTCGAGTATTGCGTGGTGGCCGGCGAGCGCCGCGTGCGCGCCGCGCGTCTGGCGGGACTGAACGACGTGCCGGCGCTCGTTGTGTCGTTCGAGCAGTCCGAGGCGCTGAAGGTGGCGCTGCTCGAGAACATCCAGCGTGAGGATCTCGGGCCGGTCGAAGAGGCGACGGCGTATCGCCAGTTGATGAACGAGTACGGCGCCACGCAGGAGGAAGTCGCGGCGATGCTCGGCAAGAGCCGCAGCAGTGTCGCGAACCTGCTGCGCCTGTTGTCGCTCGAGGAGGAGATCCTCGACCTGCTGCAGGACGGACACCTGAGCACCGGTCACGGCAAGGCGCTGCTCGGCCTGGCGCCCGGGCCGGCGCGCGTGCAGCTGGCGAAGCTGTGCCGCACGCGCGGCATGTCGGTGCGCGAATGCGAGCGGCGCGTGCAGGCCGGCGGCGCGAAGCCGCGCAAGGCGGGCGCGAAGAAGCGCGGCGCCACGGCCGATGATCCTTCGCTGCGCGCGCTGACCGAGCGCGCCGAGGCGGTCTACGGTTCGCCGGTGACGATCGAGCGCGATCCGCGCACGGGCAAGGGCTCCGTCAGCGTGCGCTTCTTCAACGATGGCGACCTGATCCGCCTGCTGCAGATCATGGGGGTGGACACCGCGCTGTGA
- a CDS encoding ATP-binding protein, producing the protein MNQRFSPIQRALNLPWSPNPATGSAAAFLWGPRQTGKTTLLRQAFPDARFYDLLDSSLSADLSVSPHLLREQVLAVSPPVVVIDEVQKIPALLEEVHWLLENTGTRFVLCGSSARKLRRKAHNLLGGRAVEHHLLPLTSRELPDLDLVRYLNHGGLPAHYLADEPGPRLRSYVNAYIREEIIDESATRSVPAFARFLQVVGLTHGQQLNYANIARETGVSPSTVRAYFQILGDTLLGFTLEPWRRAGRRRLVETAKFFLFDVGVARALRPEMPAAVEGSDLFGRAFEHFLLNEVRACLAYTGRERLLSYWRTHSGFEVDLIVGDMDVALEFKSGREVRDADLRGLRALAEDQQPRRSLVVARVEQRRRTVDGIEIVPWREFCEEMWAGRVI; encoded by the coding sequence ATGAATCAGCGATTCTCCCCCATCCAGCGCGCACTCAATCTGCCGTGGTCGCCCAATCCGGCCACAGGCTCGGCGGCTGCGTTCCTGTGGGGGCCCCGCCAGACCGGCAAGACAACGCTGTTGCGGCAGGCGTTTCCCGATGCGCGATTCTACGACCTGCTCGACTCGTCCCTGAGCGCCGACCTCAGCGTCTCGCCCCACCTCCTGCGCGAGCAGGTCCTGGCCGTGAGCCCGCCGGTGGTGGTCATCGACGAAGTGCAAAAAATCCCGGCCCTGCTCGAAGAGGTGCACTGGCTGCTGGAGAACACCGGCACGCGGTTCGTCCTGTGCGGATCCAGTGCGCGCAAGCTGCGGCGGAAGGCGCACAATCTCCTCGGTGGACGTGCGGTCGAACACCACCTGCTGCCCCTGACCAGCCGGGAGTTGCCCGACCTGGACCTTGTCCGTTACCTGAACCACGGCGGCTTGCCCGCGCACTATCTGGCCGACGAGCCGGGGCCGCGGCTCCGGTCGTACGTGAACGCGTACATCCGCGAAGAGATCATCGACGAATCGGCCACGCGGAGCGTGCCGGCGTTCGCGCGCTTTCTGCAGGTCGTGGGCCTGACGCACGGCCAGCAGTTGAACTACGCCAACATCGCGCGCGAGACGGGCGTTTCCCCGAGCACCGTACGGGCGTATTTCCAGATCCTGGGCGATACCCTCCTCGGTTTCACTCTCGAACCGTGGCGGCGAGCCGGTCGGCGTCGCCTGGTCGAGACCGCGAAATTCTTCCTGTTCGACGTTGGCGTGGCTCGCGCCCTGCGGCCCGAGATGCCGGCGGCGGTCGAAGGCTCGGATCTGTTCGGGCGCGCGTTCGAGCACTTCCTGCTCAACGAAGTCCGCGCTTGCCTGGCGTACACGGGACGTGAACGGCTGCTCTCGTACTGGCGGACGCACAGCGGCTTTGAGGTCGACCTCATCGTTGGCGACATGGACGTTGCGCTCGAGTTCAAGTCGGGCCGAGAGGTGCGCGATGCCGACCTGCGCGGCCTGCGCGCCCTGGCCGAGGACCAGCAGCCGCGGCGCTCGCTTGTCGTGGCACGCGTGGAACAGCGGCGGCGGACAGTGGACGGGATAGAGATCGTGCCTTGGCGCGAGTTCTGCGAGGAGATGTGGGCGGGTCGGGTCATTTGA
- a CDS encoding M23 family metallopeptidase, producing MSIPRRTRVILGGEGGGPRREFCLSRPVALLLGVLVLGVLVGAVLLAMGLFDTRGQRATITELERQLAEARTEALTARILKAELEQSRRLQDELMAMLGLARTDSLGNALADSICDVPMGLVPAGAAPDATPGAAAGATAPATLPAQPGQAPSRWPAAGTVIREFTRGDPAHGVEAHVGIDIGGQEGSRVVAAAEGDVDFVGEDEVFGKYVEIRHGDDWVTVYGHCASINVGPGHHVRAGEQVAKMGRTGRAGTAQLHFQVWQRGEAVDPRKLLSGEPAPR from the coding sequence ATGTCCATTCCCCGACGGACCCGGGTGATCCTGGGCGGTGAGGGCGGCGGCCCGCGCCGCGAGTTCTGCCTGTCGCGGCCGGTGGCCCTGCTGCTGGGGGTGCTGGTGCTGGGCGTCTTGGTCGGCGCCGTCCTGCTCGCGATGGGCCTGTTCGACACCCGCGGCCAGCGCGCCACCATCACCGAGCTCGAACGCCAGCTTGCCGAGGCCCGCACCGAAGCCCTGACCGCGCGCATCCTCAAGGCCGAATTGGAGCAGTCGCGCCGCCTGCAGGATGAATTGATGGCGATGCTGGGCCTGGCCCGCACCGACTCGCTGGGCAACGCGCTGGCCGACTCGATCTGCGACGTGCCGATGGGCCTGGTGCCGGCCGGCGCCGCACCTGACGCGACACCCGGCGCTGCGGCCGGCGCAACCGCCCCCGCAACCCTTCCCGCACAGCCCGGCCAGGCCCCTTCGCGTTGGCCCGCGGCCGGCACCGTCATCCGCGAATTCACGCGCGGCGACCCGGCCCACGGCGTGGAAGCGCACGTCGGCATCGACATCGGCGGGCAGGAAGGATCGCGCGTGGTGGCGGCGGCCGAGGGAGATGTCGACTTTGTGGGAGAGGACGAGGTGTTCGGCAAGTATGTGGAGATCCGTCACGGCGACGACTGGGTGACCGTGTACGGCCATTGCGCCTCGATCAACGTGGGTCCCGGTCACCATGTGCGCGCCGGCGAACAGGTGGCGAAGATGGGCCGCACGGGCCGGGCCGGGACGGCGCAGCTCCATTTCCAGGTGTGGCAGCGCGGCGAAGCCGTGGATCCGCGCAAACTTCTCAGTGGCGAACCCGCGCCCAGGTAG
- a CDS encoding T9SS type A sorting domain-containing protein, which yields MRLRPIAAPSLVCLLLAAAFTMPLTARAQVGPLLWEDNFTSLDNWLKITGNINWGWGNGELEYYHNDNVDIADVPGEPGNKALRIVAKQQSGPGIVDQWGNPLLYTSGKVSSESLVSVKYGMIEARVRVPNLDLGGWPALWLLGTTTQGWPGSGEIDLFEMGASKAFRDLHDTHNGGTGLNNSTVNQMTGANLIYHSPAAVNPGNLSGAASIAWDPSDIYCRPYYNQVTSLNDRFLIYRLYWDESTMRLTVTDNGVEHDLYQAPFTLTADSDEFRQPFYLIANLAIGGAYTDCYRLGDPSSGLPITMPMPATMYVDYIRVYEWNGQGEVHLGPPANQAGSYGLYTDLTPTAARVTLGTDANVYVWEGTLVTGTTPPFEGANVLAWQTNNKGWFGAGIMTTQPLNLFDFANGFLKFRIRIPANVAFRIGIIDKWGNQNYVDFPAFQTKYGLVRNGEWGQAAIPVSEIRGTAMDLRMLSYPFVILEQNGTACTFGLDDIYWDAGYVAGVDDGATPARQALPLAAAPNPFNAGTELRFTLPADAIYDITVHDAAGRLVRSFHGLGREGANALRWDGRDDDGRNAASGVYHYRLQADGREAVGKMMLVK from the coding sequence ATGCGCCTGCGCCCGATCGCCGCCCCGTCCCTCGTCTGCCTGCTTCTGGCCGCCGCCTTCACCATGCCGCTGACCGCCCGCGCGCAGGTCGGCCCGCTGCTGTGGGAGGACAACTTCACCTCGCTCGACAACTGGCTGAAGATCACCGGCAACATCAACTGGGGTTGGGGCAACGGCGAGCTCGAGTACTACCACAACGACAACGTCGACATCGCCGATGTGCCGGGCGAGCCGGGCAACAAGGCGCTGCGCATCGTGGCGAAGCAGCAGAGCGGGCCGGGCATCGTCGACCAGTGGGGCAACCCGCTGCTCTACACGTCGGGCAAGGTGTCGAGCGAGTCGCTGGTGTCGGTGAAGTACGGGATGATCGAGGCGCGCGTGCGCGTGCCGAACCTGGACCTCGGCGGCTGGCCGGCGCTGTGGCTGCTGGGCACCACCACGCAGGGCTGGCCGGGCAGCGGCGAGATCGACCTGTTCGAGATGGGCGCGTCGAAGGCGTTCCGCGACCTGCACGACACGCACAACGGCGGCACCGGCCTGAACAACTCGACGGTCAACCAGATGACCGGCGCCAACCTGATCTACCACTCGCCGGCCGCCGTGAACCCGGGCAACCTGTCGGGCGCCGCGAGCATCGCCTGGGATCCGTCCGACATCTACTGCCGGCCGTACTACAACCAGGTCACGTCGCTGAACGACCGCTTCCTCATCTATCGTCTCTACTGGGATGAGTCGACGATGCGCCTGACCGTCACCGATAACGGCGTCGAGCACGATCTCTACCAGGCGCCGTTCACGCTCACCGCCGACTCGGACGAGTTCCGGCAGCCGTTCTACCTGATCGCCAACCTCGCGATCGGCGGCGCCTACACCGACTGTTACCGGCTGGGCGATCCTTCCAGCGGCCTGCCCATCACGATGCCGATGCCGGCGACGATGTACGTCGACTACATCCGCGTCTACGAGTGGAACGGGCAGGGCGAGGTGCACCTGGGCCCGCCCGCGAACCAGGCCGGCAGCTACGGACTGTACACCGACCTGACGCCGACCGCCGCGCGCGTGACCCTCGGCACCGATGCCAATGTATACGTGTGGGAAGGGACGCTGGTCACCGGGACCACACCGCCGTTCGAGGGCGCCAACGTGCTGGCCTGGCAGACGAACAACAAGGGCTGGTTCGGCGCCGGCATCATGACGACGCAGCCGCTGAACCTGTTCGACTTCGCGAACGGCTTCCTCAAGTTCCGCATCCGCATCCCGGCGAACGTCGCCTTCCGCATCGGCATCATCGACAAGTGGGGCAACCAGAACTACGTCGACTTCCCCGCCTTCCAGACCAAGTACGGCCTGGTGCGCAACGGCGAGTGGGGCCAGGCGGCGATCCCGGTCAGCGAGATCCGCGGCACGGCCATGGACCTGCGCATGCTCAGCTACCCGTTCGTGATCCTCGAGCAGAACGGCACCGCCTGCACCTTCGGCCTCGACGACATCTACTGGGATGCCGGCTACGTGGCCGGCGTGGATGACGGCGCCACCCCCGCCCGCCAGGCGCTGCCGCTGGCCGCCGCTCCCAACCCGTTCAACGCCGGCACCGAGCTGCGCTTCACGCTGCCCGCCGACGCCATCTACGACATCACCGTGCACGACGCCGCCGGCCGCCTGGTCCGCAGCTTCCACGGCCTGGGCCGCGAAGGCGCGAACGCCCTGCGCTGGGACGGGCGCGATGACGACGGCCGCAACGCGGCTTCGGGCGTGTACCACTACCGCCTGCAGGCCGACGGGCGCGAGGCGGTCGGGAAGATGATGCTGGTGAAGTAG
- a CDS encoding polymer-forming cytoskeletal protein, producing MFGKEPENQTVNAGQTSIIAQGCKFDGKIDVKGTLRIEGEYRGTIGNPESLVIGKTGVVHANCTVKNAIIGGQLFGNIVAENKIELQSGSHVEGDIKTKRLVIDEGVFFEGNCSMGAGQKKAPLAGDVPSATVGAPVAEPLRK from the coding sequence ATGTTCGGGAAAGAACCGGAAAACCAGACGGTCAACGCCGGCCAGACCTCGATCATCGCGCAGGGATGCAAGTTCGACGGCAAGATCGACGTGAAGGGCACGCTGCGCATCGAGGGCGAGTACCGGGGCACGATTGGTAATCCCGAGAGCCTGGTCATCGGCAAGACCGGCGTTGTGCACGCCAACTGCACGGTGAAGAACGCCATCATCGGCGGCCAGCTCTTTGGCAATATCGTCGCCGAGAACAAGATCGAGTTGCAGAGCGGCTCGCATGTCGAAGGCGACATCAAGACCAAGCGCCTGGTGATCGACGAAGGCGTCTTCTTCGAAGGCAACTGCTCGATGGGCGCGGGCCAGAAGAAGGCCCCGCTGGCGGGCGATGTCCCGTCCGCGACCGTCGGTGCGCCGGTGGCGGAGCCGCTGCGGAAGTAG